The Zingiber officinale cultivar Zhangliang chromosome 9A, Zo_v1.1, whole genome shotgun sequence genome window below encodes:
- the LOC122021126 gene encoding uncharacterized protein LOC122021126 — MERWKWFCWSRGMAPRANSFEPEPYSLPCPMPDWPQGGEFAKGTICIGELEVVQITRFERIWSCLSSKEKGNGAIFYKPSSIPEGFFSLGHFCHRCDQPLHGFVLVVRENAATKHSTGLPALVEPVDYAIIWSSNDFSDDYDRGCSYFWLPIPPEGYRALGIFVTSGPNKPSVEEVRCVRVDLTDSSEAHELMIDLEAIFPHLPCQVWKMRPSSRGLLGTGVSVGTFCCNTDSSSRDKLSVHCLKNLDSSLNGMPNLEQIHALIQHYGPTLMFHPKEVYLPSSVSWFFENGATLHKKDAKAGESIDVKGSNLPLGGQNDGEYWIDLPDNDDNKDSFIKKGNIETAELYVHVKPAMGGTFTDISMWIFCPFNGPATIKVGAANFSLSKVGQHVGDWEHYTLRISNFNGELWSIYFSQHSGGEWVDASGLEFIGGNKAVVYSSKSGHASFPHQGNYLQGSEKLGIGIRNDAARSKFFVDSSTRYQIVAAEYLGDVEEPFWLQYMREWGPSIKYNSRSEIDRILSFLPFSIRNAVKNIFNSLPMELYGEEGPTGPKEKNNWVGDERW; from the exons ATGGAGAGGTGGAAATGGTTTTGCTGGAGCCGAGGAATGGCTCCCCGTGCCAATAGTTTCGAGCCGGAACCCTACTCCCTCCCTTGCCCGATGCCTGATTGGCCACAag GTGGAGAGTTTGCTAAAGGAACAATATGCATTGGGGAACTTGAAGTTGTGCAAATTACTCGGTTTGAGCGCATCTGGAGTTGTCTTTCCTCGAAAGAAAAGGGTAATGGAGCGATATTCTACAAGCCCTCATCTATACCAGAAGGATTTTTCAGCCTTGGTCATTTTTGCCATCGTTGTGATCAACCTCTGCACGGTTTTGTTCTTGTTGTGAGAGAAAATGCAGCAACTAAGCACTCAACTGGCCTACCAGCTCTCGTGGAGCCAGTAGACTATGCAATCATCTGGAGTTCAAACGACTTTAGCGATGACTACGATCGCGGTTGCAGTTACTTCTGGCTTCCAATACCACCCGAGGGGTATCGAGCATTGGGCATCTTTGTCACTAGTGGGCCCAACAAGCCCTCCGTTGAAGAAGTTAGATGTGTTCGAGTCGATCTTACTGATTCAAGTGAAGCTCATGAATTAATGATCGATTTGGAAGCAATTTTCCCACATCTCCCTTGCCAAGTTTGGAAGATGAGACCTTCTTCTCGGGGCTTGTTGGGGACAGGTGTTTCGGTAGGGACATTCTGTTGCAACACTGACTCAAGCTCTCGAGACAAATTGAGTGTTCATTGTTTGAAGAACTTGGATTCTTCTCTAAATGGGATGCCGAATTTAGAACAGATTCATGCTCTCATTCAGCATTATGGCCCAACCCTTATGTTTCATCCGAAAGAAGTTTATTTACCTTCTTCAGTTTCGTGGTTTTTTGAGAATGGTGCTACTCTTCATAAAAAGGATGCCAAAGCAGGAGAGAGCATAGATGTAAAAGGCTCAAACCTTCCATTAGGTGGCCAAAATGATGGTGAGTACTGGATAGATCTCCCCGACAACGACGACAATAAAGACAGTTTCATCAAGAAAGGAAACATAGAAACTGCTGAGCTTTATGTTCATGTGAAACCAGCCATGGGAGGCACTTTCACTGATATCTCAATGTGGATATTCTGCCCGTTCAACGGCCCTGCTACAATCAAAGTCGGAGCGGCAAACTTTTCGCTGAGCAAAGTCGGGCAGCATGTTGGAGATTGGGAGCATTACACTCTTCGCATAAGCAACTTCAATGGTGAACTTTGGAGTATATATTTCTCTCAGCATAGTGGAGGAGAATGGGTTGATGCATCTGGCTTGGAGTTCATAGGAGGCAATAAGGCAGTAGTTTACTCCTCAAAGAGTGGCCATGCGAGCTTCCCTCACCAAGGAAACTACCTCCAGGGCTCTGAAAAGCTCGGAATTGGCATTCGAAACGATGCGGCTCGCAGCAAGTTTTTTGTAGACTCCAGCACTAGGTATCAGATTGTTGCAGCAGAGTATCTTGGGGATGTGGAAGAACCATTCTGGTTGCAGTACATGCGAGAATGGGGACCAAGTATAAAGTACAATTCAAGGTCAGAAATCGATAGAATTCTGAGCTTTCTACCATTCAGTATCAGGAATGCAGTGAAGAATATATTCAACAGTCTTCCTATGGAGCTATATGGAGAGGAAGGACCCACTGGACCCAAGGAAAAGAACAATTGGGTAGGCGATGAAAGATGGTGA
- the LOC122018630 gene encoding uncharacterized protein LOC122018630 codes for MQRTFLSSHELSFHECMFSINNHQVWRIIPSMNNGDEFLVECSPVVRLGNVVQRPSSIMHNSIEEMVKRISLKETSLFRLTSIKEKRMIKIDKALDSKNSTTAFIHCVWESDLPYFEFVSDDLRGEAFVASPVEVETAANKSLDYVYIFQLPKTSGNLSNKSVNFSDAAHVVGKMTVSSSLIVSLDRSKFMETEFVLFDTKGERSKEKDTPSFQSKNLTEILPPRSSLKHNPKHKFGESNSDQFEFLPQTINELEPLTNGLLSNFESAAILLRDYGYKSSKVEPYGGWGLKFLEQASSVQSHKERHKELNVLLPAGLHGGPVIKHSGPLSLIDRWKSGRHCDCGGWDVGCPLTVLKNDSVCSKADMEEDSKPFELFIENGKKSDPTLKLLNMSKGIYVVNFVPTLSAFQAFAIAVAFIHSQTPDLCPKL; via the exons ATGCAAAGAACATTCCTTTCCAGCCATGAATTGAGCTTCCATGAGTGCATGTTCAGTATCAACAACCACCAAGTTTGGAGGATAATTCCAAGCATGAACAATGGGGATGAGTTTTTAGTTGAGTGTTCACCGGTTGTTCGATTGGGAAATGTAGTCCAGAGGCCTTCTTCAATCATGCATAATTCAATAGAAGAGATGGTGAAGAGAATTAGTCTTAAGGAAACCTCATTGTTTAGATTAACAAGTATCAAAGAAAAGAGAATGATCAAGATCGACAAGGCTTTAGATTCCAAAAACTCGACGACAGCATTTATTCACTGTGTTTGGGAGAGTGAtcttccctatttcgagtttgtTTCGGATGATCTTAGAGGTGAAGCTTTTGTGGCAAGTCCTGTTGAAGTTGAAACCGCGGCAAACAAGTCCTTGGATTATGTTTATATCTTCCAATTGCCGAAAACAAGTGGAAATTTATCGAACAAAAGTGTAAACTTTAGTGATGCTGCACATGTTGTTGGGAAGATGACAGTGTCAAGTTCTCTAATTGTGAGCTTGGACAGATCCAAGTTCATGGAAACCGAGTTTGTTTTGTTTGACACGAAAGGAGAACGATCGAAAGAAAAAGATACACCTTCATTCCAATCCAAAAATCTCACTGAGATACTGCCACCAAGAAGTTCACTGAAGCACAATCCTAAACACAAGTTTGGAGAATCCAATTCTGATCAGTTTGAGTTCCTACCGCAAACAATCAACGAATTGGAGCCCCTTACGAATGGCCTTTTATCGAATTTTGAGTCAGCCGCAATACTTCTCCGAGATTACGGATACAAAAGCTCAAAAGTTGAACCTTATGGTGGTTGGGGCCTCAAGTTCCTTGAGCAAGCATCATCAgtacaaagtcacaaagaaagaCACAAGGAGTTGAATGTTCTACTTCCCGCGGGACTACACGGCGGACCGGTAATTAAACACAGTGGTCCGTTGAGCCTCATCGATCGATGGAAGTCCGGTAGACACTGTGACTGTGGTGGTTGGGATGTTGGGTGCCCTTTGACAGTGCTGAAAAATGACTCGGTCTGTTCAAAAGCCGATATGGAAGAGGACTCCAAGCCATTTGAACTTTTCATAGAG AATGGAAAGAAGAGTGATCCAACTCTCAAACTGTTGAACATGAGCAAAGGGATTTATGTTGTGAACTTTGTGCCAACTCTATCAGCTTTCCAGGCTTTTGCCATAGCAGTTGCTTTCATCCATTCTCAAACACCAGATTTGTGTCCAAAGCTGTAA